The segment CTCTATTCTTGTTGTTCGTGTGTTTGCTGTCAACCGACGCGTACGCTTCCTGTGCATTACCACCGCAAACCACCACCTCTGCGTGGATCTCCCTTGGGCCGACGATTAACGGGAAGAGAGCAGACATCCCGGAAGGTGGGTAATTCCGCGCTCCGCCTTCCAATTTAGGAAACTGCCGGACAATTTTTCCGGTTCGTGGCTGGAAGGTGATGGCGCGGTCGTTGGCGAAGAGCCAAACGTTGCCGTCGGGGAGGAGGAAGAGGAAGGGGTAGAGGTTGTTTTCGATGTACATTCCAGGGCCGGGTTTTCTAGGTACGGTGGTTTCTTGGAGGAATTTCAGGTTGAATTTCTTTGGCGCGAATTCCAAAAGATGTGGAGGTATGAGTTCGTAGCTGAAGGAATTCCGGCCACCAACCACCACCGCGCTTCCGTCTTCTAAAATCTGGTTAGATGAATACCTATAACATCATTTCCGGCGAAGGGTCAAAACTGAaacaattgattttttttttctttttttgtcacTTTCATCTAATAAAAGGGTTATAACTTGTAATTAGTAATTACCATCTCTTATCAGCAAGAATGTTTTTCTTCTCGACAAAGTTAGCTTTTGGGTCTTTTAACGACAACGATCTAACGGATCTAGAACCGCCTTTAGTTCCGCCGGTAGCCACCAAGTCGCCGTTGGGCCACAGGTTTCCCGACGAACACCATGGTTCTCCGTCCATCTGCAAAATATACTCTATTGCAAATTAGCTAAATACGCTtattttgacttatttatttatttatttattatattttaacaAATATTTAGTTGTTTTGTAGTTATGATAAGTTTTGTTGGTTTTGTCTACTCTCTACGATGATTCTTGGTTTATTAAAGCCAAAAGTTTGTAAAAAATCTACTCTCTACAATGATTCTTGGTTTATTAAAGCCAAAAGTATGTAAAAAAAAACAGTTTTATCACTTTTGTAGGTTTACCGGTAAAACCAAATATTTTTGTCAAATTTAAACGCTTTCTataaactagaaaaaaaaattacgaAATTAAACACTTCTATCAAACTCAAAAGCTTTAAACAACAAACTCAAAAGCTTTAAACaaccaaaaatatataaaaatgtaaaattgAAAAAAGAAAATGACAAAAGTCTAGCATTAATGACCCATAAAGTTGTTGAAGGGACAAACAgaaatacattaaaaaaaaaaatcaccattTTGTGGTTTATCCATTAAAATCGAATGTTTTTGTCAAATTTAAAGGCTtttataatagaaaaaaataacaaaatcaaacaTTTATGTTAAACTCAAAAGCTTTAATGAACCAAAAATGCGTAAAAAggtaaatttgaaaaaaaaaattacaaaattttaGCATTAATGACCTAAAAACCATCCAAAGGACAAAACTGACAAAAGTTGTAAAAATTAAGGACTTTTGTCAAAAACACTTTCTAGTTTAGTTGGTTAAAACATTTTTTACAACCCAATAAACACCGAATAATTCAGGTCAGTTTCTAACAAACAATTAATAAATCGTTGGAATCAACTAATGAAAATACGATATAAAAAAAGACGCACGTAAATTGTCCGACTTTGTCCAGTTTCAACATCATAAGCAATGGCATGTGCATAGCAATCGGGTTTAAAGTTCATCTCAGGCGATTTAGGGCAGTTGCCGGGTGGGCCCAACTCTCGGGCAGATGGTCCAAGCGACGTCGTATCAAACCACACCGCCTTATTGTTCGACATCAACTGGAATTGCATAGCGGCAACACCTGCATTCGGGTTGTCGATTGCCCATGAACCCTTAAAATTGGTCTGAAAATCGTTTCCGGCCGTCGGAATCGGCGGCACGGGTCCCACCGGTATGGCAGGTCCACGACCTTTGCCACCGCCTTTGCCTTTGCCGCCCTTGCCGGGTCTTTTAGGACCAAGGTTGGCATTTGGACCGGCGGTGACAACTGAAAATATAAGGCATAGagggaggaggaggtggtggagggaGGTTTTTAACGGCGGAGACATTATTGGAGCCTTTTTTTCAGGTGACTGGAATAATTGTTTGTGTTTTTAATAGGTGAAAAAAGTGTCCGAAAATAAAGGGAATCCGTACACAAATCTATTGGTTTGCTAGATTTTGGGGAGTTCAAAATGGTATGTAATAAGCAATAGATTGATTTTACACTATTAAAACATATTTTTTCACTACACTTTTAAGGTGTtcttattaataattaatatgttaaatataactttaaaatataCATTAGGACCTTTAAAAATTAAAACCcaattatacatttaaaatatttaaGTTTATGTTGAGCATTTTCTAGAGTATTAACTTTtagtttctttttagtttttttttatatatatattttttaaaagctTACAACAACTTTTGTCAAACACTTTTATAAAGCTATCAactagttttgaaaaaaaaaaaaccataaaaccaTCCACAATAGGAGCTACCTGAGTTTTTTACACCCAAAAAGTCTTGaaattgaaaaacaaaaattaatggataaactttttcaaaccaatggacaaccatatatatatatcgtcAAACCAATGTACAAATCTAGCATATAAATTCATctttaaattatattatatatatgtatgcagTACGTAAGCCTAAAGATGGGACCCACAAAATGAACAAGATCACTTCACAAGAAAATATAACTATACAAACCATCGGTTAATCTGTTTTACTACTCCTGCATGATACCACATACACAACTAATTACGAACTTTACCCTTCTCCATGGCTCGAGGGGCTGTGAAATGAGACATCAAACAAGGGCAAAAACGTCAAATATGATCATATGATCAAAATTTGGATTCAAAGATAGACGAGTGATAATGAGAATTATTAGATTTGTAGggttcttgattcttctttaaaCAAGTAAAAAAGATTACTTTTGTTGATACTTTTTTGAACAATCATGATTATGGGTGTTCTTGATTCTTGAATCAAaattatgggattttcttgatttttcTGTGAATATTTAAAATTTCAAGTTTCTTGTATTTAGGACTTTACCTAAACCGGTTGCATCTGAACTCTTCATGATCCGCATCCTCTTGCAAGAACCAGTAAACATACTGCAATAGTCGATAACATTTTAAAAGTCAAACAACACATTTGACCAAAATATTTTGACTTTTCAGGTCAAACAAGATAAATGAAACACAAGTTTTTTTTCTTAGGGAGTTGATATTTCCACttatgttttattgtttttgattcatctattttaaaaacaaaaaaaaaaagtgttttgACTTTTATACCCCTCATCATGATTCTCTTTCTTCAATTAAAATGAGGGGTATAAAAGTCTtttattaaaatttgaaaatatgaaACTTACTCCCAGGGAACATCACCAACAAGCATCAAATCACCATCTTTGTCTTCATACGTTAGTACATATTCAGGCCCATTAAGAAGATCCATTGGGCTTTCACGCAACCCTAATTGAAAATTTCCAGCAAATTAAACAACtttacataataaaccctaatcgataagttttaaaataaattaaaacttgTGAAATCTCTTAGCATAATTAAAATCCCTTAATAGCATTTACAAGAACTCATAATATGCGCTAATTGGAAATCACGCatctacaactcacacgtctttcTTTTTCCCATTTAAATAAAATGATGTCTGGATAAAtgatttcaaaaaataaatattcaaaaagtGATGACAGACTTTGTGAAATGGAAGGAAAAAAAATCAGGGCAAAATTGTAAATAGTTAGGACTTAATGGGAAAAGACTCGTTTCTTGACTTTCTTTAAAAAGTCATTCTTTTTGCATAAAGTAAAAACAAAAACACCCATATATACCAACTTTCTCTATTAAAGTTGTTCTTTTTGGATAAAGTAAAAAAGAATTACCCATATAGAAATAAAATCATGTTTCTTTATGTTGAAGTGTcagaagggcaaaatggtcatttataCCCAAGTATGTCTCCATTAAGTCAAAAGAAACAACAATTCAAAATGTAACAATAGTGCATGTAATGTAACTAGTATTAAGAGGGTAAAAAGGTAAATAAGTTATACCAAGAGTGAAGCTACAAAACATTTTTTCTAAAGCCGATGAAAGATCCAAGTAGCTTTTGTAGATTTTGAGATCCACTTTTCTCAAATATGGAGCTCCATCCATACTAactttgacataaacacattgtGATCCTGTGTCTTCCTCATTTTTCGTGTTCTTCACAACCATACAATTCTTTCGAAAAGATCGAATTGGAGGCCATCCAACCACCTGTCCCCTgattcaaaagtcaaactttGACTCTTTAGATCATGTATGATGAATCAATATGAGTACTTATGTGTATATgacatatgtatatgtatatc is part of the Lactuca sativa cultivar Salinas chromosome 7, Lsat_Salinas_v11, whole genome shotgun sequence genome and harbors:
- the LOC111883849 gene encoding putative aldehyde oxidase Art an 7; amino-acid sequence: MSPPLKTSLHHLLLPLCLIFSVVTAGPNANLGPKRPGKGGKGKGGGKGRGPAIPVGPVPPIPTAGNDFQTNFKGSWAIDNPNAGVAAMQFQLMSNNKAVWFDTTSLGPSARELGPPGNCPKSPEMNFKPDCYAHAIAYDVETGQSRTIYMDGEPWCSSGNLWPNGDLVATGGTKGGSRSVRSLSLKDPKANFVEKKNILADKRWYSSNQILEDGSAVVVGGRNSFSYELIPPHLLEFAPKKFNLKFLQETTVPRKPGPGMYIENNLYPFLFLLPDGNVWLFANDRAITFQPRTGKIVRQFPKLEGGARNYPPSGMSALFPLIVGPREIHAEVVVCGGNAQEAYASVDSKHTNNKNRVFMPALRDCHRLKVMNPTSTWEKEQDMPSGRCMGDLLHLPTGDLLMINGATKGVAGWENAIDPNFTPVLYTPNKPMGQRFKEMAPTTIARMYHSVAALVPDGKVLVAGSNPHAKYLYKVPYPTELRVEKFSPHYLDPALAIHRPVVSPEASDKVLKYGKEFKISVKFNGGKANPQDVKVTMLYPPFTTHGFSMNQRLLVLPLKTVANNLIMAVAPPSGKIAPPGYYILFVNFRGIPAKGIWVHID